The DNA region TTGTTCAGTTTTTTAAATGTTGACACAACTTACAAAAAATAATGTGTATGCCGCTAATCAAAATTAATGACTAATTCAAATTGCCGTGAGTTTGAATTCTAATTAGTCTTCTTATTTCTACTCACTGGTTGGACTTCGTCACAGTCCTGGTTAATGATGCTTGATCAAATGGAGATTGGAGACACAGCAAATCCCAATTTGATACTTATATGATTAAGTGAACTTGGGTACTGTTAATTGCAAAGAACTCAAGTCCTTATGGCACCATTAGTAATCATAATTCACTGGATTGTACATTTCGAAGTTGTCTGGGATTGAGAATCTTATTATCAATTAATACAAAGATTTGGTTGTTCTTGCTTGATAATCCATTTTGATTACTCCTATGAAGATATGTAACATCACACATTGCTATTGGTGTATAAACATTATAAGGACTAAGGAGGAAGTTTCATGGGACATATATAAGAactaaagaaattaaagaacCAAACATCAAGGTTGCCGGAATAATTGAAGATGGGTACCATGTCTGTTACGAGAAGATCACGTGCCAACATGTCCTCTTTTGTACAGTACAAGTATGTCTTTTTCTATTATGTGTACCAGCTTGGAACACCTGACAACCCTTGAAAATCCTCAAACACATGAGTGTTATTTAATCTTCATTGTCTCCTCGTTATCTAGGCTCTTTTTCTCCATCCATTTCACGTCATGTGTTATGGTCCGTACTTAATTATTGACCACACCAAACATCATTTTTCTAATACCCAACAATGACCCCTTCAACCTTTCACCCGCACCCCCTTGCGCTATCAGGTAAAAAGTTTATAGCGCCCAATGTTTATATACTAAATATCTAAATGCAAGACGTgtcttttatataaatttttatcacttaattacatgacaagtaTTCTcactttaaattatttaatgtgatataaatatcatgaaccgtaaataagttttttttcagaatattatatatacaaaatctAGAAAGTTTGTGATCTTGAGTTGCACGTATGATAGCTATGCAgatccttcttttttcttgatgtaTTCGCGTTTAATGGATGTGATATATGAAATTATACCCAATGACCTTAAAAACGGTGGTCTTGAACTTTTGATCCCGCTTGTCTCGTGGATAAACCTTTAATGTCAAAAAGTAAAACTtattgaactttgaagttttGCAAATGATGCAAGTTAGGTAAAAGACCAACTACTTCCGAGACTATTCTTGTAAATAGCCCGATGTGATAAGGTTGTAAAAGGCCCAATCGACTCATTTCCACGTGAGTGATAAGGGTGTAAATACGTCTTGTTGATCcttcaaaatgaaaaataaggtaATTATTAGTAGTAAAAATCTTGAAGTAATTGATCATACCGAACGAATTCGGGCGACATAGGTGGTAAGGTGCGGTATTTGTTGAGCAAGAAATGTTGCATCAAAGTATTATTAACCATAGGTTGACGTTATAAATAGATAAAACAAGGACAAACACTTCGATCCCTCTAGTCTAACTCAGAATCAGACTTTTCTTGGCACCACCACTCACCCCAAAAACGAAGGACCTTTTTAGCTAGTGAGTTGGTTTAATCTGTCAGATATTTTTCTTTCGTTGCCTTTaaaatattcaatttttaactaaggcagaaaaattaaaaagaccATCTTGACCGTTGGGAAGGTCATTGACTGCTTGATTGACAATAATAAGTGGTGGGTAATTTAAAAAAGGTTAAGTTATATGCATAAACAGTGtacaaataatttatataatcAGGCTATTATAAGGTATTTATAAGTAAATTTTCATGATAATCATTAATTAATAACTTCGTAAGAATGATAATTGACAAATTATCACTGTTAAACTacactaataataataaaaaattcttAATATTGTTAAAGAGCATgcaacataaattcaatttaCATTAGGAAATGGAGGCTGCGGAGAAAAAGTTATTGGGAAGAGCGAAAGACAGAACATGATAAAACCATTGCCCTGTTATCGCTAAACATGTTattaaattaagttaaacttGGTTGGAATGAAGGTTATCATGTGAATTTAATAGAAATTTGCAGACTGTTGTGTCTACTGTCTGTCTCGTAATCTCAGTTCCTTCTTAGATTTAAACCATTTTATCTTAATActggattcttaaatgattaACCATGTAGTACAGCATGATCAGTAGCCTAATCTAAGAACCTTTTGACTGATGCCATGTTAGTTAACGAATAATAGATGGAGGTGAAAAATAAAGACTCAACATGAAAGTAAAGCAAAAGTTCTGATTGACAGGTTAATGATCATAGTATTTGATGAATTTAAGCCTTAGATTCTATCCAATAATACGAGTTAGTATGCATTTGTGATTTAAAACTAGCAAAAACAAATTGAATACTTCGTGGAAATATCCTACTAAgctaataaagaaaaaaattgcagTTATAGCCAtaacttttccaaaaaaaaggTAAGCCTTTAGCTTACATGGCCGACCAAGTTATCCCTCATCCCGGTGGATCATGCCCACAATAATGTTGATGAAAGCGTTTAAAAGTGTGGTCTAATtgtcaattttaaaaatatttggagATTCAGAGTTAATCTTAGCAAAAATAAGAAACGCTTAGTGActtatttctatttattttaatcTTGGTGGATAAAGTTATACAATATCTACAGTGATGAAATAGAGCAGGTATTTAATCAAGGTGTAGACAAATTGACTGGAAAATCATTGTTATTAAAAACTGCTGATGAAAGGAATGATGCGGCAGCTGATTGAGAAGGTAGAGACCAGAGATGGGCAGAGCTTAGATTCCAAGTGTATTGGGGGTTGTGGGGGTCCCAGTTTCTTGgtaacgtcctttctttttgttaaatattgcATGCTTGGGACCACACACATTACTCTTCCTCTATATAAGAAAACCTTCTCCTTTCTCCCACTTCAAATCCAACTTCATTCTTCTATTTGGTCAGTCTCACAAAGAAAAAACCAAGCTTTCTTTTCATACTCTTTTCCCTATATACCttgatttcaaagacattggCAATAGAAATGAAGATGAGCAACGGTGGTGGTGCAAATGAGAGCTCCAAGAAGAAAATGTCAAGTAGAAGACTTGGGAAGTTTCTTAAGGAGCAGAGAGGAAGGCTTTACATAGTGAGAAGATGTGTAGTCATGCTTCTTTGCTGGCATGACTGATGATCCAAATGAAAATAGTTGAATCACCATACTAGCAAAAGGGCAGGCCTAGAGTTGATTTCGACCCAATATTAAACAGCATGACAAACTTCATCATCATTCGAAGAATTCCACCGGTTCGAAACTAAATACTAGTACTAAGTTTAGGAATGACAACTACAAGCAGAGGAAGTCCAAGTTAGACCTCAAGCTCGAGAAGGGTCATTGTTCGTAGCTGTTTAATAGTAGTGCCTTTTTGTTTCCAATTGTAAATAGTAGAAAAGAGAAATTTTAGATAGGTGAGAAGTTAGAATTAGTTCCAATTCCCTTGAGTTGATTGGTTTTAAACCAGTTCCTCTTGCTCATATGTTATACGCAATAATGAAAAGAGAGGTTCTAGTTCCCTATTGAAGTACccctccgtcctaatttatgtgacactttttgctaaattttgaagctaaattggattagattaactcaatattttaacattaaaatttttatatttgaaaactatatgaaaagtactataagttacaacttttctcatttcattttggtgaaaaaatacatcataAAATGATGATCAAAGTTTATGCAGGTTAaatctcgaaaagcgaaaaatgccacataaattgagatagggGGAGTATCATGATACTAAGCCCCTAATTTAATTTTCAACCACAAACACCACCCCCCCACCCCGCCCCGGGCTAGCCCTCCTGTCCGATCTTTCTTCTCTGAATTGGCCTACGAGaacaaaattcatgaaaatctttAAGTAGTTACCtttatctttcctttttttagTTTCTCTCGAATGGGAAGCTGGTGTTCTTTATTTTGACTTTTCTCGTAGAGAGACGATTTTCGAATCTCAGAGTCGGTGAGCTCAGAATTAGAgtaatcttattatgtataaaaatcttaatatttttctatatgtaaatatatatatagtttgagTGGAAAGTAATGAGTTCAGTTGAATTTGCAGAGTTCACTCGAAAGTCCCCTAAGATGTCAGAGATAGCTAGTGCTTGGAGCAATGACGGACCTACATACAAAATGATAGAGTGCTTAAGCATCCATACTCTTTGACCCAACACTAATAATTTATACAGGAAactagcaaaatattaaaaatagagTTACTAAGCACCAAATTTGCGGAAATATTGGAAATGGGTGAGTAGGTTAAGAGGTAGACGAAAGAAAATATTACTCCTTTTCTTTCTGTGATTATTAGTAACTTATTACTCCTTTTCTTTATGTGATTATTAGTAACTTACGGTCAAAAGTGATTAAGCACTCAGATCTTTAAAATTCTAGTCGGTCACTGATTTTTAATTCTTAAAGACAAGACGATTAACACAGAGAGAAGCACATTTTCTCCATCATGGATATTTTTGGTAGCTACAAACTGTATCCTACACAGCATGGTTGGACTCACTGTGaataaaggataaaaattaTTGGAGGACGCATGTGGGTTTGTTCCCAGTGAAATGACACCAAAGTGTCGTAATTAGCTTAGTATATTTTGTCTTTCTTATTGGACTCCATATTTGCACTTCTATGATTAAATAAATTCTACGTACCTGAGTCTTTTGCTTGTTGAAATTATGTCGATGATCTGACAAACCACCTTAAGCTCTCAAACTATATTGTTGTACATGAAGACTGAAGATTAGTCAATTAGTCATAGTCACTTGTTAATCAACTTACGCACCTTTAAAAATAATTCGTCTCATCCTAATTCTAACAGTTACTGTATTGAACGATATTGCCTTAGGCTATTTGATCAATGTGGTTTCATCATTTCTAAACATACCTAGCATTAACACCAAAGTAACTTGACTGCGAACTTTATCCTACTCACAAAAGAGTCATCGATCAGTGGCCTCAAGATAGAAATACCGTAGGATTTCTATGGCAAAAAACCTATGTAGAGCATGCTGAAGATATAATTAAAtactaaattaataaaagtCTATTTTCTCTAACGACTTAAACGTTTAGATAAGATAGTCATGTAATTCAA from Lycium ferocissimum isolate CSIRO_LF1 chromosome 2, AGI_CSIRO_Lferr_CH_V1, whole genome shotgun sequence includes:
- the LOC132048037 gene encoding small polypeptide DEVIL 4, which translates into the protein MKMSNGGGANESSKKKMSSRRLGKFLKEQRGRLYIVRRCVVMLLCWHD